In Oryza sativa Japonica Group chromosome 3, ASM3414082v1, one DNA window encodes the following:
- the LOC4332121 gene encoding allene oxide synthase 2, translated as MELGVPLPRRPVPGSYGVPFVSAVRDRLDFYYLQGQDKYFESRAERYGSTVVRINVPPGPFMARDPRVVALLDAKSFPVLFDVAKVEKRDVFTGTFMPSTSLTGGYRVCAYLDPSEPNHAKIKQLLLSLLVSRKDAFVPVFRSNFGALLDTVESQLASGGGKSDFTALNDATSFEFIGEAYFGVRPSASSSLGTGGPTKAALWLLWQLAPLTTLGLPMIIEDPLLHTLPLPPFLISSDYKALYAYFAAAASQALDAAEGLGLSREEACHNLLFATVFNSYGGFKLLLPQILSRVAQAGEKLHERLAAEIRSAVADAGGNVTLAALEKMELTRSVVWEALRLDPPVRFQYGRAKADLEIESHDASFAIKKGEMLFGYQPCATRDPRVFGATAREFVGDRFVGEEGRKLLQYVYWSNGRETENPSVDNKQCPGKNLVVLVGRLLLVELFLRYDTFTAEAGKKVVITGVTKASTSAVNRTA; from the coding sequence ATGGAGCTAGGCGTGCCACTGCCACGACGGCCCGTGCCCGGTAGCTACGGCGTGCCGTTCGTCTCGGCGGTGCGCGACCGCCTCGATTTCTACTACTTGCAGGGGCAGGACAAGTACTTCGAGTCGCGCGCCGAGAGGTACGGCTCCACCGTCGTCCGCATCAACGTCCCGCCTGGCCCATTCATGGCGCGCGACCCCCGCGTGGTGGCGCTCCTCGACGCCAAGAGCTTCCCCGTCCTCTTCGACGTCGCCAAGGTCGAGAAGCGGGACGTGTTCACCGGCACGTTCATGCCGTCCACCTCCCTCACCGGCGGCTACCGCGTCTGCGCCTACCTCGACCCGTCCGAGCCCAACCACGCCAAGATCAAGCAgctgctcctctccctcctGGTCTCTCGCAAGGACGCCTTCGTCCCGGTCTTCCGCTCCAACTTCGGCGCGCTCCTCGACACCGTCGAGTCGCAGctcgcgagcggcggcggcaagtcCGACTTCACCGCCCTCAACGATGCCACCTCCTTCGAGTTCATCGGCGAGGCGTACTTCGGCGTGCGTCCCTCCGCGTCGAGCTCCCTCGGCACCGGCGGGCCGACCAAGGCCGCCCTGTGGCTCCTATGGCAGCTCGCCCCGCTCACCACGCTCGGCCTGCCCATGATCATCGAGGATCCGCTCCTCCacacgctgccgctgccacccTTCCTCATCAGCTCCGACTACAAGGCGCTGTACGCGTacttcgccgccgcggcgtcgcaggcgctcgacgccgccgaggGCCTTGGCCTGTCGCGGGAGGAGGCCTGCCACAACCTGCTGTTCGCGACGGTGTTCAACAGCTACGGCGGCTTCAAGCTGCTGCTCCCGCAGATCCTGTCGCGCGTCGCGCAGGCCGGCGAGAAGCTCCACGAGAGGCTCGCCGCGGAGATACGGAGCGCGgtggccgacgccggcggcaacGTGACGCTGGCCGCTCTGGAGAAGATGGAGCTGACCAGGTCGGTGGTGTGGGAGGCGCTGCGGCTGGACCCGCCGGTCAGGTTCCAGTACGGGCGCGCCAAGGCCGACCTGGAGATCGAGAGCCACGACGCGTCGTTCGCGATCAAGAAGGGGGAGATGCTGTTCGGCTACCAGCCGTGCGCCACCAGGGACCCGCGGGTGTTCGGCGCCACGGCGAgggagttcgtcggcgaccggttcgtcggcgaggaggggaggaagcTGCTGCAATACGTGTACTGGTCGAATGGGCGAGAGACGGAGAACCCTAGCGTTGACAACAAGCAGTGCCCCGGCAAGAACCTGGTGGTGCTCGTCGGAAGGCTGTTGCTCGTCGAGCTCTTCCTCCGGTACGACACCTTCACCGCCGAGGCCGGCAAAAAGGTGGTCATCACCGGGGTCACCAAAGCTTCAACCTCCGCCGTCAATCGTACTGCTTAA